A part of Anaerolineales bacterium genomic DNA contains:
- a CDS encoding DUF429 domain-containing protein: MLFDQTLYVGIDPTAGTRPIHYTVLDRDLKLAAAGEGGLQEVVAFVGGFDSAVIAIDAPQSPNKGVMLDPEVRRRYNLRPGSKTWGQWKVCEYELRRRNIRLYNTPSREADSPRWMRNGFDLYKKLGRLGYRHFVAGEELPSKAVIEVHPHACFAVLLGRRPFLKNTIEGRLQRQLVLFLEGLDIPNPMKALEEITRHHLLSGNLPLDGLYDHDRLDALAAAFSAYLVGIKPERVSQVGDRAEGFITLPSAELKMFYP; this comes from the coding sequence ATGCTGTTTGACCAGACACTCTACGTAGGCATCGATCCGACGGCTGGGACACGACCGATCCACTACACCGTCCTCGACCGGGATCTCAAGTTGGCGGCGGCCGGTGAGGGTGGCCTGCAGGAAGTGGTGGCCTTCGTCGGAGGCTTCGATTCGGCTGTGATCGCCATCGATGCCCCCCAGTCGCCGAACAAGGGAGTGATGCTCGACCCCGAAGTCCGCCGTCGCTACAACCTTCGACCGGGGAGCAAGACCTGGGGCCAGTGGAAGGTGTGCGAATACGAGCTGCGCCGGCGCAACATCCGGCTGTATAACACCCCCTCCCGGGAAGCGGACTCGCCGCGCTGGATGCGGAATGGGTTTGACCTGTACAAGAAGCTCGGACGACTGGGGTACCGGCACTTTGTCGCCGGCGAAGAACTCCCGAGCAAGGCGGTGATCGAGGTCCATCCCCACGCCTGTTTTGCTGTCCTGCTCGGTCGGCGCCCTTTCCTGAAAAATACCATTGAGGGACGGCTGCAGCGTCAGCTGGTGCTGTTCCTGGAAGGGCTGGATATCCCCAACCCGATGAAGGCTCTGGAAGAGATCACCCGCCACCATCTATTGAGCGGCAACCTCCCGCTAGATGGCCTCTACGATCACGATCGCCTGGACGCACTGGCGGCGGCGTTCAGCGCCTACCTGGTGGGGATCAAGCCGGAACGAGTGTCGCAGGTCGGGGATCGCGCCGAGGGTTTCATCACCCTGCCCTCGGCCGAATTGAAGATGTTCTACCCGTAG